The nucleotide sequence CCATTTCATGAAAAGGGTGAAGAGCATATAGGTAGAACTGATCACGATACCAGTGAGGGTCATCATGCGCCTCAGGTCGTTCTTCCGGCTCAAGAAGAGTACGATGATCATACAGAGCAAGAAGGGCACGGTATACAGCGGATCGGCCACGAAGATGTTATTCCAAGAGTACTTCCAAGGCAAGGGCCAGAGCAATTGGGTACCCCAGGAGGTGTGTGCATCCAGCAGCGGATGCGTGAACAAGGTCCAGAACATCATGCGGGTCCAATCTGTACGGGTAGAAATGGGCGCGATGGGCTTCATGCGCCAGATGAAGAATCCCAAGAATAGGAAGATACCAGTGACGATGAGCCATCCCGTCAAGGGAGCACCTCCCAATACGAAGAGCCCCAGGACGGCTGCTAAGAAGGTGGCCAAGAAGGCCTTCTCATGCTTCATCACGAGCCAGGAGAAGACAGGGGCTGCTATGAGACAGAAGAAGAGTGAATGACTGAAAGCCCGGTGCATCTCATTCTTGGTGAGGTCATCGAAGATGAAGCCGGTATAGACGTCCAGATCGGGAATGGTGCCGGCCACGGCTCCCCAGAGGATGGCCCGATTGCCCACTTTGCGACCGATAGTCAGTTCGGCAACGGCTGCTCCGAGTACGATCTGGGTGAGTGAATCCATATCAGCTTACCTTGACCTGCTTGAACGGACTGCGCA is from Flavobacteriales bacterium and encodes:
- a CDS encoding metal-dependent hydrolase, whose protein sequence is MDSLTQIVLGAAVAELTIGRKVGNRAILWGAVAGTIPDLDVYTGFIFDDLTKNEMHRAFSHSLFFCLIAAPVFSWLVMKHEKAFLATFLAAVLGLFVLGGAPLTGWLIVTGIFLFLGFFIWRMKPIAPISTRTDWTRMMFWTLFTHPLLDAHTSWGTQLLWPLPWKYSWNNIFVADPLYTVPFLLCMIIVLFLSRKNDLRRMMTLTGIVISSTYMLFTLFMKWVTFSRFTESLEEQGYDLIDISTRPTVLNCILWTANVDVGDAYLMSYYSVLDKSPIHWVRIPKNEHLLAPLAHHEEVERLWHLTAGEFAITQKNDTLVYNDLRFGMFGEPVEGGDFVFAYKLIPDGDRLIVEEIPPPRPEGEEAKQQFAELWERIKGI